The DNA segment tctctctgagtataaaCAGCCTCTACTGCCAGGGTCCCGTgcgtaaacattctctctctctctctctctctctctctctctctctctctctctctctctctcctctctctctctctctctctctctctctctccactcagtcTCAGAATGTAAACAACCACGATTTTTGGAAATGAGTAAAGtttcttttatgataaaattctctctctctctctctctctctctctctctctctctctctctctctctctctctctctctctctctctctcattattctgaTATAGCTTTGATAACAGTAGGTCTACTTTCATTGGAAAGAATGCctcaactttctttttatttatatactggtTTGCATATAAACCTTTTTCCTcggaatatttttattgcctcTATTTGCCAGAGTTTTAACCTTAATTCCTTCAGtactgagatggagagagagaaagagagagagagagagatagagagagagatagagagagcgggagaggagagagagagagagagagagagagagagagagagagagagagagagagagagagagagagagaatgtgatttgttttcttcATTCGAGCAaatgtgttctcttagttttaGAAGCTGGGGTAATTTAGGTTGTGtaatatagcaataataataataataataataataataataataataataataataataataataataataataataataataataataataataataataaaagatccaTTATTTACTCGCACTGTGTTATACCCATAGATCACTCCTGATAACTCTTGCAATAGAGTTTTctgaaatacagtaaaaaaaatgagtgttgtgttattattatcaaatttttTACGGACTTatttcagtgtttgcttctcataAGCCTGAAATTCCATCTATTAAAACACATAAGTGGCTTATGACCCTAAAGACACACATTTCTTCTAAGATAAGATAAAACTCATTTCATATAATGAATTGTGTACTTCTATTGTAGTTGCCGTGGttcattatgaattatatattacgTATTTTGTTTCCATATGTCTTTCTTATAAACCTGAAATTTCACCCACAAAATTACCCGTTTAACTAACAGGCCACAAACACGCCTATTTCTAAAATAAGATTAAGAGAAtgacattttatttaatataaataagtgaaaaactACTTTAGGAAATGTTGATCCCCCAAAACTAGCGATTCCTATACACAACTCGAGCGAAGAAGAAGCCACTCTTTGTTTTTCAAGCGAACGAAGAGCGACGATTGCCCGTCGATGTTGACGATACTTTTCTCGTTACGACGAAGGAGGAAGATGTCGATTTGCGTCGTTTCACTCGATTCGCGTCGGGTTTTGTTGGTttatgatagaaatatatatagtttttatttattttagcgaGAGGAATAAAAGTATCGACGTTTTAAAACTGAGATAAATCGAATTAAAGGAAACGGGCGCCCTGGTGCCATCTAGCGGCGAGATGACTAACCTTCCGAAAATCGCTACAAAATGCATCCGTCACTGAATGATCGCCCCACATTTCACATCTTCGGcttcttccattcttccaagaCCTAACGAAGTCAAGCCTTGTTAGTTACTCTGTGcgaaaatgttttaatattttgatcTCACGCCCACCAATTCGGCGTCGCGAGATGGACCTATGACTACTCTACTTTCCCGATGACTGAGGCAAGTATTTAAGGAGGTAACGAGGCCGCCGGAGAGGTAAATATGGCCAAGCGTTTCGACCAAAGTCGAGGAAGACGTTTCCCGTTAGGTTTCGCTTGGAGGTGGAAGTGGTCGTTTGTTTTGGCCTTCTTTGGGCCGTTTCGACGCATTTTCCATCATTATTTTCTCCGTCCATCATCCGGGAACGATTTAATAACGGTGGGTTGACAAATAGTGGCGTTTTTAACCTGGGGAGACGAATAGCATccagtccccccctccccccgaaagTAGGGCATAAGGTCACTGCACAGGCTAAATAACGTTGGTCCCGCTACGTTCCCTGTgggactccccctcccccctaggGTGTTCTTCCTTGACAGCATCTGCCGCAGGGGGAGATTCCTATACAAAGTAGGACCATTTTTTCAAGTAGCCTAACCTCGGCTAGGATAGGATCTGTGTGGTTCGTATTTCTAGAACAGGTTTCTCGTTTTTTGCCAGATTTAACCATgcaaatttatgtaatttttccaTTTGACCGCTAGTTTATATGTAAAGTTCATCTAAATTCcattaaccccttcgccactggcctgctacattgctgctaatgcttgcataccgcatgagaccccctgtcgaccgcgagtatcaatcattacttgatcccactaaattttatgttattcatatttttccttcatattcttatgtgaaaacattgtgtgtatggatatcaatgaatattttttaccccattgtcaaaaaattacaaaaaatatagtaagaatatcggaaaaaataggaatatttagtagaaaaagtaattgcagaagtaggaactgttataaagtagtagaaatagcagtaaagtaatagaaataaagtagcagaaaaagtagtaaagtagtagtaaaatagtagtagtggtaatagcagtactagttttcttactgaaacagttattcctaggtttcatacagaaacagcatatacatcaatgaatgtttaggcagctggtaataataataataataataaaacagtaataatagtaataataataataataatgataaaaaaagcaacagcatctcgtgaccaatacgtatatacatatggggcagtttattcacccccattatcatcagcaagctataaaaaacacatctcatcacaagtaacaggcctccatagaagtcctttcaccttacgctttcctgttgatgaaagtactactctgcccgtggcattcatccattcacacaatttgtcaattacatcaccacaaaaaaaggaaaaaaaatgcatcacgtaagcagatgaaatctggtgtataagcaggaatcccattgccaccctccgtgaatcaggggggggtgggtctgggcgcaagtcacaagatggatcagttatgaactgccagccttcatcgacaagaggttcaatgtcttccaaacactcgttgtcactgtcaacctctaaaaaattatcactataatcatcatctgatagatttggcaggtactcagaccctgactctgaaacactatcatctgacatgatactgaaaaaaaacccataaaataactgcaatcaaaaggggaaaaagatttggaattcaaatctacatggtttacggacaaaattgtattcatccttctcagataatagcctgaggcgcactggtatatgttggccagtacccctcctaatatcccatatgaaaatgacgtcacgacgtccatcggacgctcattggttagaatgaattgtgggtggagcttcagcacctctctcgtacacaatactgtgtctggaaaccatccaagctaaagaaaacgctttgcttttcgaggagggatgaaagacgtacacgcgtacgtcccggtcttttattactgtaccgtaaaagacgtacatgtgtacgtcccagtgctgaaggggttaaatTCATTCCTGTTGAATCTACAAAGTCAAAGCCTATGGTAGGCTATGCCTAAGTTTGGTTTTGGTTAATCCTAGATTGTTGGAAAATAATTTCCCAGGGTTTATCGGATGACTTTCAGTGGGAATCAAATTTGCCAGTAAATTTAGCCTACATTCAAGTAAATTCATTCCCGTTGAATTCACGAAGCCTATGGTAGGCTAGGCCTATGCATATTTTGGTTTAGGAGAATCTTCATAGTCTGTTGTTGAAAAATTTATCTGATATTTAACATTTAGTGGTGGGgttgttcatatatatgtatatgtagcctaaattcaaaaaaattcatttctgttGAATTTACAAAGCCTGTGTTAGGCTAGGTTTACCTAGCCTGCATTTTGTGGATCATACGGAAATTCTGGCGATTCATCTAGGTTATGATAAAGAACTAATGGGCCCATTTGAACCAACAGGGAACGTTTTGCTGTTTTTACGCTCCTACAACTTTTTGGCTACGAGGCTAGGTAGCCTAGGCTGCATGTGCACTGAAGTTCTCTTCTGTACAGTTTTTGCCCCTTTAGAGTGATCGACACATTTTTGGCAAGGTAAAGGAGTCAATCGACTCAATGGCTTTGTGTATGTGACTTCCGATTTAGTGCgaagagtactctctctctctctcttgtgtttgcATATAGGGTACAGAGCTATTCCAGTGAACAGGCTTAGTTTATAATGGTACTGTATATTAACGCTGTTGCTCTCAGACGTTAGGCATATTTTATTGAGAGCCTTTCATACTAACAAGTGAAACTTTATGTATAATAGAATAGTATAATAGTGCATGTTATTGAAAGCCACATATTCTGCATACGCATTTTAGTGGTTTATCATGTTAATGTGTTCTCTAAAGTTTTCTAGTGGTAAAACATATGAGAGTGAGTATTCAATATTTATGGTGTGAGAAcagaacaaaattaataacaagaACCGAAAGAAATTCAGTAAGTACTGTATTTCCTTGCATAATTTTCATTGTGTAGTTTGCAGGACGTTGGGACTGCCTCAGAACAGGAGCTTTGTCCATTGTCTATAGTGTTTAGTGGTATTTGGCATGCCTAGGGGGCAAAGCCCCCTGCCAGGTCAGGGCACGGGGCCCTAAGTGAGGTTAGGAATGTAAGGTCTGGTCATGTCAGGACACAGCATCCTAGGAAATGTTAGGATTGTTTTTGTTTGAGAAACTTGTTCTAGTTGtcctttttcattaattttattttattttttgttttttaacctgACAAAAATTGGAAGGCACaggttaaaaaataaaacgaCGTTATGCATTACAAAATTTGTGGCCAAACTGGGGTAGCTGCAGAAATATAAAACTGGTTTATGGAGGTACAGAATATCcattatgaatttatttcttaaaaacaaGTGCTTCATATATTTGTTCCTGTGGAGATACCATTTTGATAGTGGCAGATAGACGACAGGTTAGAGGTACCGCTTATTTACCTAACTGTTGACTCGCAAATTGTGTGTTGAAACTATAAATTGAATCATAGCTCTGGAAAAGCTGAGGAACAAGGTAGTCATAGTCCTGTGCAAACCTCTCATTGCTGCCTATATGATTGTTGATTACAAGAGCAAGTTTTGATTTGGGTGCTGTTCAAAAAGGTAGGATTGTGAGTAAACATTATGACGAAGTAGAGGAAAATGCATGAGGCGCAACTACTGCAGTTTGCAGTTGTCCCAAAGGAAGGTCAGCACAGGAATCATGGAAGGCCGTCTAGAAACCTTGACATCCATGGGAATTCTGGGTTGGATAAATATGAAACAGACAACAGGCTTAGGTTATAAAAACTGGCTTGGGGGGGAGGGCAGCAAAGCGAAAGTCAACTCTCCAAGGCGGTTAAAGAAAGACTGGTGCGTCTTGACGTTTTAAGTCCCATCGGTGACCAGCATCCACCTCATATATACGAGTTGCCAGATGcaacagattccttgctttacaatctcttgattgtttttaactggtttccaacTGGCTCTAGAAGATTATCCTGTTGtgaagactgaaggtttgttagctatgaaaaatacaaattgattaaaaatttgtcatgttatGTTACCTTCTACTTTACCAGTGTTCACTTTTTTGCATAGATCAAGTACACAGTATTGAATTGCCCTGTTTGCAGCTATTGTACTTAGATCTTCTGACCTGCATAGACTGACAGGTATTTGTAAAGTAATggattgtatttatgaaactgaaTCTTTGCTTTTGGTACtttgaagaaatatattttttatgtgcaGCAACATCATTCAGGTGATTACTTTTTACAAATTTGCTTTTGGTAGTACATGAACCCTTTAGGTGTTTTGTTGTGTCATGTAAATTAgccttggtatttttttttattttatacattgtaTGGTTGACATTTATGAATCATGTATTGAAAAACTAATTTTATGCTCATTTTATTGATGAAGGCCCCCATTTTTCCTCTTGTAGAATATAGCATCCATTTCTCacctttgaaaataaataacaacgtGCTGTTCTGTGTAATGGCAGCAAAAGTCAAGTGTTGAAATACATACCTTGGAAGTCACTCTTGTCAAGTGGTGTAAGAAACATTTGGTTTTCGTTGTGTTTGCAATGTTTGTAATACAGTGTTTTCGCATTTTTTAACTTTGCTAAATCTTTGCAGGTCGCAACTACGTAGCAACTCTTGCCAGCAGTTCATCATGAATCTACAGCGTTGTTGATGGCCACCTGAGAAACAATTACTTTGTTAGTGAAGAAGTGTCAGAAACAGATCTTTGTAAGGggatattttaaaggaaaaacttGAATATAAAGGATCCCCATTACTATTACTAAATGGTTGGTATTTCGTAACCTATTTTGTACCACATTTTGAAGTTTGTTCAATAATACTGCTTTGTGTTAGTAGTGCTGGTTTTTGTACTTGGGTTTAACGCAAGTTGTATTTCAAACATGTGACAGAGTCGGAAAGAAACTAGAAATGTCATGATGTATAGGTTGGAGGCACTGCAACGCCTGCTATGGAGGTAACGTAGGGTCCTGAGTGTGCGCGGAAATAGAAACTCCTTGCCATGGGTGACTCTGTAATAGAGGAGGCCATGATTGCCTCCTCCCTGATGGAAGACGCCATCATAGATGGCACCTACGATGATTATGCCGACATGAGCTCGTTCAGTGCCAACTTGTGCGATGTCGTTCAGGAGGACATGGGGATGTATGATGCTCCTGATGAACAGGACATGTACAATAGCAAAACAAAGCGCCTGATCTGTAAGAGGTGTGGGAAGGCATTTAGGAATAAGATCTTGCTGAAGAAGCACACAGCCATGCACACGAAAGATAACGTGTTCGATTGCGAAGAGTGCGACAAGAAGTTTAGCCGGAAGGAGAGCCTCACCAGGCACATGCTGGTTCATTCCGGCATGAAGTTTTACGAGTGTTTCGAGTGCGGCCGAATGTTCAACCAGAACGGCCATCTTAGAACACACATGCTTACCCACACCAAGGAGAAAAACTTTCAGTGTGATAGTTGTAACATGAAGTTTGCTCGTAAAGATAATTTGAAAAGGCACTATCTCTTACACAGTCGTAAGAAGTCGTTCGAGTGTTCTATCTGTGCAAAACGGTTTAACCAGAACGGACATTTGGAGTCCCACATGCTCACGCACACACAAGAGAAGAACTTTGAGTGCGAACAGTGTTTTATGAAGTTTGCTCGAAGGGACACTCTCAAAAGACATATGCTTGTTCATACCCGAGAGAAAGCCTTTGAGTGCGACAGTTGCAGTGCAAAGTTTGTTCAGAATTCACACCTGAAAGCCCATCTCCTCGTTCATACCCGTGAAAAGAAATTCAATTGTCCTGATTGCGACAAATCGTTTGCCAGGAAGGGGAGTCTGAAGCGTCACATGTGCGTCCACACAGGAGAGCGTAACTTTGAATGTACAGAGTGCGGGAAGACTTTCGTGCAGAAGACTCACCTGAATAAGCACCAGTCGATACACTCTGGAACCAGGGACAAAATGAACGACGAAAACGTCGACGAGTTCCTGGAGAACATTAATAAAGTGGAGGTTCATATCCTGAGTCCATCCAAAGTGGGCAAGAATGGGAAGCCCGTGAAGCGAAGAAATAGAAGATGTTTAAAAAACTCTCAGGCTGGAAAAGGGGGGGGATCGAAGAAGGGAACGTCAAATTCAGCGACTAACAATTCGGTTAACACACAAGCTGGAGAGGCCTCCAAGGCTGACCCCAGCCTGTCTGCAGATGGGACTGCCTGTAAAGTAAAAGATGAGTCTGCAGCTGTAAGTAAGCCTGGCTCAGGAGGTAAGCCTGCCTCAGGAGATCAGAATGCCTCCAAAAATCAGTCTGCGTCAGGAGCCCAGCCTGTATCAGGAAGTGGGTCGGCTTCAGGAAATCAGCCTGTAAGGGCCCAGCAAGGAACAATGACGAACATTCAACAGCAAAATTCGCTTCAGCCTGTGGGAGTCAATAACGTGCATTGTCCCCCTGGTGATGTGAGGAGTCCGCCAGTCAACATCGAGTCTGAAAACCCGGATGGATCTCAGATGCAACCCAACAACCTTCTGGCCAACAGCAATTCAGTGATGGCTCTGGCTCTGCTAGATCACTTTCTAACTGGCAATGAATCTCAGGAGAATGTAGCTGCGGCAGAAGAATCCGGTGGGAAGGGAAAAGGAAATAACCAGTGGGGTCAGAAGACACAGCAGGAGCTCCTGGCAGCCCAGACGCTGTCTGCAATTGGCCAAAGAGCTTCGGTGGTGAATGAGAACCACCAGGGCTACCCCCAGGCCCCATGCATCAATCCACAAATGCCTTCTTGTAACATGCAGCCTGTTCCGCAGGGTGTTTTGGCTTCGGGACCTGCTGCTGCCATGAAGATCAGGCCCCCAGCTGGTGCCCAGTGGATCCCCCAAGACAAAGCTCTCGTTCATCCGCAGAACATTGTCTACAATGTTCCCCCTCCGGCCCACGAAATCTTTCGATACTACTCGCCCGCTAATATGCCTTTACATCATCCGTCGAATCGCTATCCAGACGGTTCGTGCATTCCAGCTGACATGCGAGCGACGCCCAGAAAGCCCAAGTATCCACAGAAGGTGTTATTGTCACCGGGAGAGTGGCAGCAGATGCCGATGCATCCTGGCGGGATGAACGCGACCATGCCCATGTACGCTCACACCAAACACCCTTCAGACCCGCCCCGCATGTTAGACAGACCCTGAGATCACTTTTGGGGGTGGGTGTAGGTTTCTTTATAtgatttttcatctttatttttctaattatgatAAGTACGACCGACATCATCTTTACTTTTCGAATGAACCGCAGCAGCCACAAATTTGCATGGTTTTTATGGGTGACGGCTAGAatcgtatttttattatttttttttattgacttgaTTATTTACATCTCATATcaccatcatcttcttcttcctcctttttatAACTTAAGATTTTGTTGATTATTTTGAAGTtgctagtatattttaagttttttagtgttatttatgcAATAATTTGTTGTCCTGTGACAGAGAGAATGGATGGGGGAAAGTTGGAGTTGGCAGAGAGTGatggcagtgtgtgtgtgtatgtgtaagtatatctatatacatgatgtatatatatgtacgtacatgtacaaaACCAGTACCGTACAGTAAGGTCAGTTCATTCCTCAGTACAATACTTGTTTGTAAAGGTACTGCTTGctttgagttttaaaaaaaaggagacatTGGTGTTGTAGTTAAACACTAGTGTTGTCATGTAActggtcaacttttttttttattctttgaaggTGGTTATTCCCTTGAATATAACACAGTTTTAGCAGAGTTAGGAGTTACGTTTAAGTTTGCTAGTTGACGTACTTGGTTACAATGTATAAAGTTTGATGATCCAGATATAATACAAGATTAAGTACAAGAGGTATACCTTAGCGAATTGTAATTACGAAATGCAATTGAAGATGACAGTAACTGTCCTTAAAAGCATTGTAACTTTATTTTTGAGACATGTACTGTATGTAGTTTGTTTAGacatgacatttaaaaaaatgcagTTACTAACCATTAACCAGAATGGCTATGctattatattgtattatgtgACAGTTTTGCTTAGAAAAATTTCTAATTCTTCCACATTATTGTACTGAAAGTCTTGATATTGATGTGGTATTAAAATGTCTAGCAAAAatcctgtcttttattttttctcgtgGTGTTTTGAAGGTAGTACATTGTTTCCTTGAGAAAATTAAATTGTGACGGTATCATCACTGTTCACAAATGGTTATTGAAGTTGTCTGACTTCCTGTCAAATTACTTGTTACATTTAAGTAGTGTCTTGTTGTATGTTGCACATGACATTTATATCTGTATCCTTTTCTGTAACTTAATTTTTTCCAATCCCTGTGATGTTCAGTTGTCTGAATACTGTTCCTTGTAGATGTTGGTTGATTGGTTTGGACAGAAAATCTATGTGGTTGGTGATGGTCAACACTAGACATTTTAAAACTGCTACTAAGTCCACTATATATCATTGTTTTGATTTGGCCCTTTCCTGTATTGCCATAGACACGAATTGAAGTGTCTCAGCTGTTTTCTGTCTCATGCACTTCTGCTTGAATTCCAGTCTagtatatgtctatgtatgtcCTTTGTCTGCGATTTCTTTGGCTCTTCTATGACTGTCTGTTCTGGTACTTCTACATGAACTTTTCTTATTCCCTATCCCACCTCATCATATGTCCAAACCATGTCGACCAAGTCATCCAGCCCTTGGTCTTGTGTTTATACATTTTGCAAACCTCGtattttatagttatataatttGCATTTTCTTGTTGCAGTCTTTGCAAAGACTAATTATCAGTATGCAGCAGAACTTGTCAGTCTCATGAATGTGTTGACTGTGATGTAGGGAGTCATATTACCCACTGTGATCCAAGTGTATTTTCTGCCAGTACCCTGCACTTCTCCATTTTCACCTTTTCTGTACTgtcagtttcacatttttttggtCGTTTGACAAAGAAAGAGTTGGGTTACGGCCATACCACGTTGAAAGCACCGCTTCTTGTCCGATCAGCGAAGTTAAGCAACGTTGGGTCTAGTCAGTACTTGTATGGGTGACCGCTTGGGAACACCAGATGCTGTTGGCGTCGAAATTtcggccagccctatgagagctgaaagtcagctcagtggtctggttaaactactttgataataattatatgagaCTCTAGATGGTTCTAGCTGACTGCATGCACTGGATAAGTCACCATTATAAAATTTCCAGCTTTGGGTTTTATTTGCACACTAGTTCCTGGAGTATGTTCAGCAACCCAAGTTCTAAGTATTTTCAGGCAGTGGCTCATTTTCCTGTCCAGCTCCTTTAATCCTGCATTTCATGCAGCTTCTATTTGGCTGAATCTTCTTCTAATGATGAACTGGAAGTGTTCACCAATTGAGGAGGTAGAATGGCAACCTTCCTTGAATTTTCCAAACCTTACTGAAATGGCTCGTCTTGCTTGActactttgtacaatttctggtataccaaactttaagaaaaactccaatagtttctcagcaactatcttggcagatatgtttcaggatatctggtaacaggacacattagTGTCAACAgatattaatttcctttaaacTGATGTTCATTAAGGCAAAGTTCATGGTTTGTGTCTGTTATGTTGAGGGTTACATTGTGGTGGTATTGTTACTTTGgtgaaatttaaattttccacTTGGCAATTTACTGTAATCTTAAGAATTAAAGCTTGGTTTAAATGCCATATGGACTCTATCATTGCCCAGAGAACCATTGGTGGTTTATCTGTTCATGTGCGTTATCAGTTTCTCTCAGGACTTTTAATCCATAATCCTAGGTTCCTGTATCCAAGACTTTTTGTCATATCTTTATGGCCATCCATGTCAATTCCTCTATGGACATTTAAATCTTCTCCTACCAGTGTACTACCTGTGACAATGGCACCTCACAGATTTTCTTACAACCTTTCCCCAAGGTCTGGTCTGGTCTTGTCTTTTAGGCTAATTTCTTCTGGTAAATAGAATGAGGTCACAAGTGGTGAATTGTGGTTTTCATTCCtaaaaaagaacatttaaatcatatttttatccaattttttaACTGGCCACAGTTATTCAGCATGCAGAACAACACTTAACTTTTGATTTTAATGTTTCAGCATACaagtacaaatgattatctagTACGTATTAGAAAGAAATTCTTGAAACATTTGGCAgtttcaaaaattaatatttatttatgtttatttatgatAACAAACCCTTCAGGCATAGCCTGTAAGGTTTAAGAATGTTACCTTACACCCCATCACTGTCCGGTAAGATTTACTTAACTACATAAAATCTAGTAGGTACATTAGCATAAGCTGTCACACTCGAACTGACATTCAACAGACGTCTCCatgaaattaagaaaagaaaCGAGTTTAGCATGACCTAATCATTGTTTATTTAACATTCATTAACACAGGTCATATCTCTCTCAGATTCTGTTGGCTTAAATTGATGACATCTTATTCCCAAGCTCCTGAGGTTCGTATGGCGTCATTAGCCAAAATATTTGTTCAAACTTCTGGGTACCTTActactgcctttttttttttttttttttttaattttgaacatATTACAATCAAGTAGAGGTATTCTGCttcaaaatagtaaaataaaatctgTATACCATTGAAAACTAAATCAGCTAGCAATAAAAGAAAGGCATTGTTGTGTCCATAATCCCAAAGGTTTAATAAAGCAATATGTCTTGAAGATGATAATGCGCATTTCATTGTTACTTAGGTTTTACtttcataattatatgtatacattttttaaaaagtttttactgTCATTCTTATGTGAATATGTGAAGAGCAATATAGATATCGTGAAAAACCTAGTATTATGGTAATTGTTGTCatcttgtgtgtgtatttgattaCTTGCATCATTAGCTgatgtctttattttttaaaagcacTTTTTAATTGATTACTAGCTACATTTGTTTACTATATGTGCGTTACAGTCATTTatgttatgaatataatatactgtttATATGATTGTTTACTTATATTAAGTTTGGTTCAGATGATTGCGTGGTATTAATTTTTTGAGTTACCTTGTCCATCACTGTTCTTTGCTTTTACTATATCTCTCTTCCTCATGTACAATTAAGTGCTCTCTCAAAAGCTAAGGTAAATGCTTGTGGAGGGGACAGGTCGAAGCTGTTGAGACCTTAATCCATTTACTTAGTCCAAAGTCCAGGTCCACATGCAAttagtatttccttgatttcagtACAGCAGGCCGTCCTGGGTTACGTCGTTCAGAGGTTATGTTGCTCTTCAAATGTATTCATAGAAAATTAATTCCCGGGTTACAGGACTTTCACCAGGTTTACATCGCCAGTCTGATGGAAGACTGAACTTTGACATGGCTCTAAAATGACAGAATTGTAAAAATGtggattt comes from the Macrobrachium nipponense isolate FS-2020 chromosome 34, ASM1510439v2, whole genome shotgun sequence genome and includes:
- the LOC135207854 gene encoding zinc finger protein 347-like, producing the protein MGDSVIEEAMIASSLMEDAIIDGTYDDYADMSSFSANLCDVVQEDMGMYDAPDEQDMYNSKTKRLICKRCGKAFRNKILLKKHTAMHTKDNVFDCEECDKKFSRKESLTRHMLVHSGMKFYECFECGRMFNQNGHLRTHMLTHTKEKNFQCDSCNMKFARKDNLKRHYLLHSRKKSFECSICAKRFNQNGHLESHMLTHTQEKNFECEQCFMKFARRDTLKRHMLVHTREKAFECDSCSAKFVQNSHLKAHLLVHTREKKFNCPDCDKSFARKGSLKRHMCVHTGERNFECTECGKTFVQKTHLNKHQSIHSGTRDKMNDENVDEFLENINKVEVHILSPSKVGKNGKPVKRRNRRCLKNSQAGKGGGSKKGTSNSATNNSVNTQAGEASKADPSLSADGTACKVKDESAAVSKPGSGGKPASGDQNASKNQSASGAQPVSGSGSASGNQPVRAQQGTMTNIQQQNSLQPVGVNNVHCPPGDVRSPPVNIESENPDGSQMQPNNLLANSNSVMALALLDHFLTGNESQENVAAAEESGGKGKGNNQWGQKTQQELLAAQTLSAIGQRASVVNENHQGYPQAPCINPQMPSCNMQPVPQGVLASGPAAAMKIRPPAGAQWIPQDKALVHPQNIVYNVPPPAHEIFRYYSPANMPLHHPSNRYPDGSCIPADMRATPRKPKYPQKVLLSPGEWQQMPMHPGGMNATMPMYAHTKHPSDPPRMLDRP